In one Lachnospiraceae bacterium GAM79 genomic region, the following are encoded:
- a CDS encoding small multi-drug export protein, giving the protein MVKKYLIMFLISMVPIVELRGAIPYAAVFGIPTLRALIICMLGNILPVPVIFWFARRVLMWGKDKKYIGKFFTWCIQKGEKGGQKLLEKTGGGVYIALMLFVGIPLPGTGAWTGTLAASFLDLDWKKSALAVMGGVVLAGLIVGVVSYGLLGAVAALF; this is encoded by the coding sequence ATGGTTAAAAAATATCTTATCATGTTCCTGATATCTATGGTTCCGATCGTAGAGCTGCGAGGAGCAATTCCATATGCAGCGGTATTCGGAATACCGACATTGCGGGCATTGATCATCTGTATGCTCGGAAACATACTTCCGGTTCCGGTGATCTTCTGGTTTGCCAGACGGGTTTTGATGTGGGGAAAAGACAAAAAATATATCGGAAAATTTTTTACATGGTGTATTCAGAAGGGTGAAAAAGGCGGGCAGAAGCTGCTTGAGAAGACAGGCGGTGGAGTCTATATCGCACTGATGCTGTTTGTAGGAATCCCACTTCCGGGTACAGGAGCCTGGACGGGTACTCTGGCAGCCAGCTTCTTAGATCTTGACTGGAAGAAGAGCGCACTTGCCGTTATGGGTGGTGTTGTACTTGCAGGCCTGATCGTGGGAGTTGTAAGTTATGGACTGCTTGGTGCGGTCGCAGCATTATTCTGA
- the nusG gene encoding transcription termination/antitermination protein NusG yields the protein MADAESAKWYVVHTYSGYENKVKADIEKTIENRKLQDQILEVSVPVEESIEVKNGVQKAVTRKLFPGYVLLNMIMNDATWYVVRNTRGVTGFVGPGSKPVPLSDDEMKYLGINKETIVIDAEVGDMVEVTAGAWEGTVGSIKAINPSKQTITIDVEIFGRATSVEIAFADIKKL from the coding sequence ATGGCAGATGCAGAAAGCGCAAAATGGTATGTAGTCCATACCTACTCAGGTTATGAAAATAAGGTTAAAGCTGATATTGAGAAAACAATTGAAAACAGAAAATTACAGGACCAGATATTAGAAGTATCTGTACCCGTAGAAGAATCCATTGAGGTTAAGAACGGTGTACAGAAAGCTGTTACCAGAAAACTGTTTCCCGGCTATGTCCTGCTCAATATGATTATGAACGATGCTACATGGTATGTAGTTCGTAATACAAGAGGTGTTACAGGATTCGTAGGACCGGGATCAAAACCGGTTCCGTTATCAGATGATGAGATGAAGTACCTTGGAATCAACAAGGAGACAATCGTGATCGATGCGGAAGTAGGCGATATGGTTGAGGTTACAGCAGGTGCCTGGGAAGGTACCGTGGGTAGTATTAAGGCAATTAACCCAAGTAAACAGACCATTACCATCGATGTAGAAATATTTGGCCGTGCAACATCTGTAGAGATTGCATTCGCTGATATCAAGAAATTGTAA
- a CDS encoding enhanced serine sensitivity protein SseB — MESGKIKNEALLEAIEVFKAENNQQNLKNFIEKLLQARFILPATLDPKPVKDDQGRIMGDGKFKVNFRVITDNTGKNFFPCFTNDEEFEHAIKEVEVEKMALTYKEVAPLVLNSKGQIQGIVIDPYTVGMQVPDALIKTVDESRKSVLEEQKNTNIKKHTIPANTKIRLRSPKYMPVDMLEEAKKFFVERPNIKAAYIQMMEKENSDEEYLITIDFEGDEEDLFDSLLPKIKPLAFGIPIALTGTDNGLGKKVLENAEPFYKKEN, encoded by the coding sequence ATGGAAAGCGGCAAGATAAAGAATGAAGCATTGTTGGAGGCAATTGAGGTTTTTAAGGCCGAAAATAATCAGCAGAATCTAAAGAATTTTATTGAGAAGTTATTACAGGCAAGATTTATCCTGCCGGCGACACTGGATCCCAAACCGGTGAAAGACGATCAGGGCAGGATCATGGGAGACGGAAAATTCAAAGTGAACTTCCGGGTTATCACAGATAATACAGGAAAGAATTTCTTCCCATGCTTTACAAATGATGAAGAATTCGAGCATGCGATCAAAGAAGTGGAAGTTGAGAAGATGGCACTCACTTATAAAGAGGTTGCTCCGCTGGTTCTGAATTCAAAGGGACAGATTCAGGGTATCGTGATCGATCCGTATACAGTTGGAATGCAGGTGCCGGATGCTCTGATTAAGACAGTTGATGAGAGCAGAAAGAGTGTTCTTGAAGAACAAAAGAATACGAATATCAAGAAACACACTATTCCTGCAAATACAAAGATCCGTTTGAGAAGCCCGAAATATATGCCGGTTGATATGTTAGAGGAAGCAAAGAAATTCTTTGTAGAACGCCCAAATATAAAGGCGGCTTATATTCAGATGATGGAAAAAGAAAATTCAGATGAAGAATATCTGATCACAATTGATTTTGAAGGTGATGAAGAAGATTTATTTGATTCACTTCTTCCGAAGATAAAACCGCTTGCGTTCGGTATTCCGATCGCACTTACCGGGACAGATAACGGACTTGGAAAAAAAGTTCTGGAAAATGCAGAGCCGTTCTATAAAAAAGAAAATTAG
- a CDS encoding zinc ribbon domain-containing protein produces the protein MKLRIAKGCIVIMPVIGTLGLFIFTFVGKIIYGWGLFVIMLLLSGIINQFFFRCPHCGKSIPANATLNQKYCPLCGADLGLIDSPFSYYSKCKKNKNGQYQAYTTVGYLAFIVGTAIVLFIVVALLGFDSVFKGTGRILILAALALGFLIGMMCRCIVGSAAKLDKEHLYYSKIPGRWKCYDISDIKEQAKLHKPFYHVVRGYVMMTNQGVVAIPVATYKGGKEFLQKLTEYINEPMVDIMPEMVASKRSEEGKKAEVEYRAYKDSIKEKGEN, from the coding sequence ATGAAGTTAAGAATTGCCAAGGGCTGTATTGTAATTATGCCTGTGATCGGTACGCTGGGACTGTTTATATTTACATTTGTCGGAAAGATCATATACGGATGGGGACTGTTTGTTATCATGCTGTTATTATCGGGTATTATCAATCAGTTTTTTTTCCGTTGTCCGCACTGTGGAAAGTCAATTCCTGCAAATGCGACACTGAATCAGAAATATTGTCCGTTATGCGGGGCTGACCTTGGTCTTATTGATTCACCGTTCAGTTATTATTCAAAATGCAAAAAAAATAAGAATGGACAGTATCAGGCATATACTACAGTTGGGTATCTGGCATTTATTGTTGGTACAGCAATCGTATTATTTATCGTTGTAGCACTTTTGGGATTTGACAGTGTATTTAAAGGAACCGGACGGATCCTGATTCTTGCGGCACTGGCGCTTGGATTTTTGATCGGTATGATGTGCAGATGTATCGTAGGGTCAGCTGCGAAGCTTGATAAAGAACATCTGTATTACAGTAAGATCCCCGGAAGATGGAAATGTTATGATATTTCTGATATAAAGGAACAGGCAAAGCTGCATAAGCCGTTTTACCATGTGGTAAGAGGGTATGTTATGATGACTAATCAGGGTGTCGTGGCCATTCCGGTAGCTACTTATAAAGGTGGAAAGGAATTCCTTCAGAAGCTGACGGAATATATTAACGAGCCGATGGTGGATATTATGCCTGAGATGGTGGCATCCAAGAGAAGTGAAGAAGGCAAGAAGGCAGAAGTTGAATACAGAGCCTATAAGGACAGTATAAAAGAGAAAGGTGAAAATTAA
- the rplK gene encoding 50S ribosomal protein L11 → MAKKVEGYIKLQIPAGKATPAPPVGPALGQHGVNIVAFTKEFNARTANEGDMIIPVVITVYQDKSFSFITKTPPAALLIKKACNIKSGSANSKKTKVATISKAKVQEIAELKMKDLNAASLETAMSMIAGTARSMGVTVEE, encoded by the coding sequence ATGGCGAAGAAAGTAGAAGGATATATCAAATTACAGATTCCTGCAGGAAAGGCAACACCTGCACCACCTGTTGGACCGGCTCTTGGTCAGCATGGTGTTAATATCGTTGCATTTACAAAAGAATTCAATGCTAGAACTGCTAACGAAGGAGATATGATCATTCCTGTTGTTATTACAGTTTATCAGGATAAGAGCTTTAGCTTTATCACTAAGACTCCTCCTGCAGCACTTCTGATCAAGAAGGCTTGTAATATCAAATCCGGTTCAGCTAACTCAAAGAAGACAAAGGTTGCAACTATCTCAAAGGCTAAGGTTCAGGAAATTGCCGAACTTAAGATGAAAGATTTAAATGCTGCAAGCCTTGAAACTGCTATGAGCATGATCGCTGGAACAGCTCGTTCAATGGGCGTTACAGTTGAAGAGTAA
- the rpmG gene encoding 50S ribosomal protein L33 — translation MRVKITLACQDCKQRNYNMTKDKKTHPDRMETKKYCRFCKKHTVHKETK, via the coding sequence GTGCGCGTTAAAATAACATTGGCATGTCAGGATTGTAAACAGCGTAATTACAATATGACAAAGGATAAGAAAACGCATCCAGACAGAATGGAAACAAAGAAGTACTGCAGATTCTGCAAGAAGCATACAGTACACAAGGAAACAAAATAG
- a CDS encoding O-acetylhomoserine aminocarboxypropyltransferase/cysteine synthase, whose translation MSKYKINTTCVQGGYEPGNGEPRQVPIYQSTTFKYATSEDMGKLFDLEADGYFYSRLQNPTNDLVAKKICQLEGGAAAMLTGSGQAANFYAVFNIANCGDHVVASNSIYGGTYNLFAVTMKKMGIDFTFVDPDASEDEIRAAFRPNTKALFGEIIANPALTVLDIEKFAKVAHEQGVPLIVDNTFPTPINCRPIEWGADIVTHSTTKYMDGHGAAIGGCIVDAGKFDWMKYADKFPGLTTPDDSYHGITYAEKFGKEGAFITKATAQLMRDFGSVQSPQSAFILNLGLESLHVRVKRHCENALAVAKYLEQNDKVAYVNYCGLENDKYHALAEKYLPNGSCGVVSFGVKGGRKAAEEFMKHLKLGSIETHVADARTCCLHPASATHRQMNDEELTACGVYPDLVRYSCGLEDAEDLIADLEQAFAQI comes from the coding sequence ATGAGTAAATACAAGATTAATACAACATGTGTACAGGGAGGTTATGAACCGGGAAACGGAGAACCACGACAGGTTCCGATCTACCAGAGCACGACATTCAAATATGCAACAAGTGAGGATATGGGTAAATTATTCGATCTGGAGGCAGACGGATATTTTTATTCCCGACTTCAGAATCCTACAAATGATCTGGTTGCAAAGAAGATCTGTCAGTTAGAGGGTGGTGCAGCTGCAATGCTTACCGGTTCCGGTCAGGCTGCAAACTTCTATGCAGTATTCAATATTGCAAATTGCGGCGATCATGTTGTTGCATCGAATTCTATCTATGGTGGAACTTACAACTTATTTGCTGTAACCATGAAGAAGATGGGAATCGATTTCACATTTGTTGATCCGGATGCATCCGAAGATGAGATCCGTGCAGCCTTCCGCCCGAATACCAAGGCGTTATTTGGTGAGATCATAGCAAATCCGGCTCTGACTGTATTAGATATTGAGAAGTTCGCAAAGGTAGCTCACGAGCAAGGCGTACCGCTTATCGTAGATAATACATTCCCGACTCCGATCAACTGTCGTCCGATCGAATGGGGAGCAGATATCGTAACCCATTCCACAACCAAATACATGGACGGACATGGAGCAGCTATCGGTGGATGTATCGTAGATGCTGGAAAGTTCGACTGGATGAAATACGCAGACAAATTCCCGGGACTTACCACACCGGATGACAGTTATCACGGAATTACATATGCAGAGAAGTTCGGAAAAGAGGGCGCATTTATCACAAAGGCAACTGCACAGCTGATGCGTGATTTCGGTTCTGTACAGTCTCCGCAGAGTGCATTTATCCTGAATCTCGGACTGGAGAGTCTGCATGTCAGAGTAAAGCGTCATTGTGAGAATGCACTCGCAGTTGCAAAATATCTGGAACAGAATGATAAGGTTGCTTATGTGAATTACTGCGGACTGGAAAATGACAAATATCACGCACTTGCAGAAAAATATCTGCCAAACGGCTCCTGCGGTGTTGTAAGCTTCGGTGTAAAGGGCGGAAGAAAAGCAGCGGAAGAATTCATGAAGCACTTAAAACTTGGCTCAATCGAGACACATGTAGCTGATGCAAGAACCTGTTGTCTGCATCCGGCAAGTGCAACACACAGGCAGATGAATGATGAGGAACTGACAGCATGTGGTGTATATCCGGATCTTGTTCGTTATTCATGTGGACTGGAAGATGCGGAAGATCTGATCGCGGATCTGGAACAGGCATTTGCACAGATCTAG
- the secE gene encoding preprotein translocase subunit SecE, which produces MAKSEEKSTALKKSWTQELKGEFKKITWLDRTTLFKQSAVVIVSTVILGAIIAVVDWLIQIGLNFII; this is translated from the coding sequence ATGGCAAAAAGTGAAGAAAAATCAACAGCTCTCAAGAAAAGCTGGACCCAGGAACTAAAGGGTGAATTCAAGAAAATCACATGGCTTGACAGAACAACCCTGTTTAAGCAGTCAGCCGTAGTAATCGTTTCAACGGTAATCCTCGGAGCTATTATTGCAGTCGTTGACTGGCTTATACAAATAGGCTTGAATTTCATAATATAA